One Cucurbita pepo subsp. pepo cultivar mu-cu-16 chromosome LG09, ASM280686v2, whole genome shotgun sequence DNA window includes the following coding sequences:
- the LOC111801685 gene encoding metal-nicotianamine transporter YSL3-like: MRNSSLEVQEIEGAETVDEEKTRDEAEDVKKLAPWTRQITVRGVIASIAIGIMYSVIVMKLNLTTGLVPNLNVSAALIAYVFIKTWTTLLEKAGIVSTPFTRQENTVIQTCAVACYSIAVGGGFGSYLFGLSRKTYEQAGINTEGNPPGSTKEPGIGWMTAFLSVSSFVGLLALVPLRKIMILDYKLAYPSGTATAVLINGFHTPKGDKMAKKQVHGFMKYFSFSFLWALFQWFYSGGDKCGFSQFPTFGLKAWKNSFYFDFSLTYIGAGMICSHIVNLSLLLGAILSWGIMWPLMEELKGEWYPGSLPQSSMKSLNGYKVFVSIALILGDGLYHFLKILYFTASSMYAKATNKKLKTFPDDNLVQTFDDHRRNEVFLRDGIPIWVAVIGYVCFSIVSIIVIPIMFPEVKWYYIVVAYTLAPSLSFCNAYGAGLTDMNMAYNYGKVALFVLAAMAGKNDGVVAGLVGCGLIKSIVSISSDLMHDFKTGHLTLTSPRSMLVSQAIGTAVGCIVAPLTFFIFYKAFDLADPDGEYKVPYAIIYRNMAILGVEGFSALPQHCLQLCYGFFGFAIAANLMRDCIPKKFGKWIPLPMAMAVPFLVGAYFAIDMCIGSLIVFVWHYLNSQKAGLMVPAVASGLICGEGLWILPSSILALAKVHPPICMSFFPSSKS, from the exons ATGAGGAACTCGAGCCTCGAAGTGCAAGAAATTGAGGGTGCTGAAACTGTAGACGAAGAGAAGACTAGAGATGAGGCGGAGGATGTAAAAAAACTGGCACCTTGGACTAGACAGATTACAGTTCGGGGTGTTATTGCAAGCATAGCAATAGGAATCATGTACAGTGTAATAGTGATGAAGCTTAATCTTACAACAGGTTTGGTCCCAAATTTGAACGTCTCGGCTGCTCTTATTGCCTACGTCTTTATAAAGACATGGACTACGCTGCTTGAGAAAGCTGGAATTGTATCCACTCCCTTTACACGACAGGAAAATACTGTAATTCAGACATGTGCTGTCGCTTGTTATAGCATTGCTGTTGGAG GCGGCTTTGGATCCTACTTGTTTGGTTTGAGCAGGAAGACATACGAGCAAGCAGGCATAAACACAGAAGGAAATCCTCCTGGAAGTACCAAAGAACCTGGAATTGGTTGGATGACTGCCTTCCTCTCCGTCAGCAGTTTTGTAGGACTTCTTGCCTTGGTGCCCCTACGAAAG ATCATGATACTAGATTATAAGTTGGCTTATCCCAGTGGAACTGCAACTGCTGTTCTCATAAATGGTTTCCACACACCAAAAGGAGACAAGATGGCGAA GAAGCAGGTTCATGGATTCATGAAGTACTTTTCATTCAGTTTTCTCTGGGCTCTTTTTCAATGGTTTTATTCTGGGGGAGACAAATGTGGATTCTCACAGTTTCCTACATTTGGATTGAAAGCTTGGAAAAATTC GTTCTACTTTGATTTCAGCTTGACTTATATTGGAGCAGGGATGATATGCTCCCATATTGTGAACTTGTCGTTGCTTCTCGGTGCGATTCTTTCTTGGGGCATAATGTGGCCCTTAATGGAGGAACTTAAAGGGGAATGGTATCCTGGATCTCTTCCACAGAGCAGTATGAAAAGTCTCAATGGTTACAAG GTGTTTGTATCAATTGCTCTGATACTTGGAGATGGGCTTTATCATTTCCTTAAGATTCTGTATTTCACTGCCTCGAGCATGTATGCAAAAGCAACCAACAAGAAGCTCAAAACAT TCCCGGATGACAACCTGGTTCAAACTTTTGATGATCATCGACGAAATGAAGTATTCTTAAGAGATGGAATTCCAATATGGGTGGCAGTTATAGGGTATGTCTGCTTCTCCATCGTCTCTATCATCGTAATCCCGATCATGTTCCCGGAGGTGAAGTGGTATTACATAGTTGTTGCCTATACTTTGGCACCTTCTCTTAGCTTTTGCAATGCATATGGTGCTGGTCTAACTGACATGAATATGGCATATAACTACGGAAAAGTGGCTCTGTTCGTGCTTGCTGCCATGGCTGGTAAAAATGATGGTGTAGTTGCAGGACTTGTGGGATGTGGTTTGATTAAGTCTATTGTTTCCATCTCCTCTGATTTGATGCATGATTTCAAGACTGGCCATCTCACACTCACATCTCCAAGATCCATGCTTGTAAGCCAAGCTATTGGGACAGCGGTAGGCTGCATTGTAGCTCCTCTCACATTCTTTATATTCTACAAGGCTTTTGATTTGGCCGACCCAGATGGTGAATATAAGGTCCCATATGCCATCATATACAGAAACATGGCTATCCTAGGAGTTGAAGGCTTCTCAGCTCTGCCCCAGCATTGCTTGCAGCTATGTTATGGGTTCTTCGGCTTTGCCATAGCAGCCAACTTGATGAGAGATTGTATCCCTAAAAAGTTTGGTAAATGGATCCCACTACCGATGGCCATGGCTGTGCCCTTCCTTGTTGGTGCATATTTCGCAATTGATATGTGCATTGGTAGCTTGATCGTGTTCGTGT